One genomic window of Chitinophagaceae bacterium includes the following:
- a CDS encoding dihydroorotase, whose amino-acid sequence MNLLIRAIQIIDSSSPFHLQTKDILIIDGSISSIKHHIEAPPNIEIFNGEGKYISPGWFDLYAHLCDPGYEYKEDLLSGSKAAAAGGFTGIAVLPDTKPVIDSKSGVEYILNKAKGKIVDIFPIGAVTKKCEGKELAEIYDMAAAGAIAFSDAQHPIAEAGLMMRGLLYVKKIGSVIIHYPHDDSLAPHGVMNEGASSVQFGMHGIPALAEDLMVVRDIELAEYTGSRVHFSCISTKEAVDRIREAKLKKIPVTCGVNPVHLMLDDTALHAYDSNLKLFPPLRTQDDIAALKEGLRDGTVDVICSAHQPQNQERKKLEFEYADPGIINLQTCFALANTCLQEVMKIENIIEKLVSNPRKIVGLPVPVIEESSEANFTIFDSMIEWELKQEDIQSKSFNTPFIGAKLTGKPIAIYNNHQFQKN is encoded by the coding sequence ATGAATCTACTCATCCGCGCTATTCAAATTATTGATTCATCTTCTCCTTTTCATCTTCAAACCAAAGACATTCTGATTATCGATGGGTCCATTTCTTCCATCAAGCACCATATTGAAGCACCTCCAAATATTGAAATATTCAACGGGGAAGGAAAGTATATTTCTCCCGGATGGTTTGACCTTTATGCGCATCTCTGCGATCCCGGTTATGAATACAAAGAAGATTTACTTTCAGGATCAAAAGCTGCGGCAGCAGGCGGATTTACAGGCATAGCCGTTCTTCCGGATACGAAGCCTGTGATTGATTCTAAATCAGGTGTTGAATACATTCTGAATAAGGCGAAAGGAAAGATCGTGGATATTTTCCCGATAGGTGCCGTTACCAAAAAGTGTGAAGGAAAAGAACTTGCAGAGATATACGATATGGCCGCAGCGGGAGCTATTGCTTTTTCAGATGCACAGCATCCGATAGCGGAAGCGGGTTTGATGATGAGGGGTTTATTGTATGTTAAGAAAATCGGTAGTGTAATCATTCATTATCCGCACGATGATTCACTCGCACCACATGGCGTAATGAACGAAGGTGCAAGCAGTGTTCAATTTGGGATGCATGGTATTCCTGCACTTGCGGAAGACCTGATGGTGGTTCGTGATATTGAATTAGCTGAATATACCGGTTCGCGCGTTCATTTCAGTTGTATTTCAACAAAAGAAGCAGTGGACCGAATACGGGAAGCAAAACTTAAAAAAATTCCTGTTACCTGCGGAGTGAATCCTGTTCACCTGATGCTTGATGATACTGCCCTGCATGCCTATGACAGCAATCTGAAATTGTTTCCTCCATTGAGAACACAGGACGACATAGCAGCACTGAAGGAAGGCTTACGCGACGGAACTGTTGATGTGATTTGCTCAGCACATCAGCCGCAAAATCAAGAGCGGAAAAAGCTGGAATTTGAATATGCTGATCCCGGAATCATCAACTTACAAACTTGTTTTGCTTTGGCCAATACTTGCTTGCAGGAGGTAATGAAAATTGAAAACATTATTGAAAAATTAGTGTCGAATCCCAGAAAAATTGTAGGGTTGCCCGTTCCTGTTATTGAGGAATCTTCAGAAGCCAATTTTACTATCTTTGATTCAATGATAGAATGGGAATTGAAACAGGAAGATATCCAGTCAAAGTCTTTTAACACCCCTTTTATAGGAGCTAAACTCACCGGTAAACCGATAGCGATATATAATAATCATCAATTTCAAAAAAACTAA
- a CDS encoding DUF4199 domain-containing protein codes for METQKSAFSTALKYAIITALAMFIFSIIMYITGMYLNNSMNWLTYIIMLAGLVFAVKDRRDKDLGGFISFGEGFKTGFLFCIITGAIGVVFSLIMMNFIAPDMITEILKKAETDMINKGLPDAQIQMAMEWTRKFTSPMWIAIWSLVSSAVFGSILSLIVAAIFKKDNQQLQQPQ; via the coding sequence ATGGAAACACAAAAATCTGCTTTCAGTACGGCTTTGAAATACGCGATCATTACTGCATTAGCGATGTTTATATTTTCAATTATAATGTATATAACCGGAATGTATCTTAACAACAGCATGAACTGGCTTACCTACATTATTATGCTAGCCGGCCTTGTATTCGCTGTAAAAGATCGCAGGGATAAAGATTTAGGTGGATTTATTTCATTTGGAGAAGGATTTAAAACCGGTTTTCTCTTCTGCATCATTACCGGAGCCATTGGTGTTGTTTTCAGTTTGATCATGATGAATTTTATTGCACCTGATATGATCACCGAAATTTTGAAAAAAGCAGAAACGGATATGATTAATAAGGGTCTGCCGGACGCGCAGATTCAGATGGCTATGGAATGGACCCGCAAATTCACTTCACCAATGTGGATCGCAATCTGGAGTTTGGTAAGCAGTGCCGTCTTCGGGTCTATTTTATCATTAATTGTGGCTGCAATATTTAAAAAGGATAATCAGCAACTGCAGCAACCGCAATAA
- a CDS encoding glycosyltransferase family 2 protein, with protein sequence MQISVVVPLLNEQDSLPELSAWIQRIMDANHFTYEIIFVDDGSRDSSWKMILGLAKENSGIKGIKFRRNYGKSAALSEGFAVAEGDVVITMDADLQDSPDEIPELYKMINADGFDLVSGWKKKRHDPVSKRWPSKLFNSVTRSMSGINIHDFNCGLKAYKKDVVKNVEVYGEMHRYIPMLAKWAGFINITEKEVVHYPRKYGVTKFGWERFINGFLDLLSIIFVFRFGKRPMHLFGTLGLVSFFLGFVILLYLSIGKIFYDITKMTERPIFYLGLVTMVIGVQLFLAGFLAELVSRNAADRNSYKIDQQVNLKK encoded by the coding sequence ATGCAAATTTCAGTTGTTGTACCGCTGTTGAATGAACAGGATTCCCTGCCTGAACTATCCGCATGGATTCAGCGCATCATGGATGCGAATCACTTTACCTACGAAATTATTTTTGTGGATGATGGAAGCCGTGATTCGTCATGGAAAATGATACTCGGACTTGCAAAAGAAAATTCAGGTATTAAGGGAATAAAATTCAGAAGAAATTATGGCAAATCAGCAGCACTGAGTGAAGGGTTTGCCGTAGCAGAAGGTGATGTGGTTATTACTATGGATGCAGATTTACAGGATAGTCCTGATGAGATACCGGAGTTATATAAAATGATTAATGCTGACGGTTTTGATTTGGTTTCGGGCTGGAAGAAGAAAAGACATGATCCGGTATCCAAGAGGTGGCCTTCGAAATTGTTCAACAGCGTAACCCGTTCGATGAGCGGAATCAACATACATGATTTCAACTGCGGTTTGAAAGCTTACAAAAAGGATGTTGTTAAAAATGTAGAAGTGTACGGTGAAATGCATCGTTACATTCCCATGCTTGCGAAGTGGGCGGGTTTCATCAACATTACTGAAAAGGAAGTAGTGCATTATCCGAGAAAGTATGGCGTAACGAAATTCGGATGGGAACGGTTTATCAATGGATTCCTTGATTTACTTTCTATCATTTTTGTTTTTCGTTTTGGAAAGCGTCCTATGCATCTGTTTGGAACGCTGGGTTTGGTTTCTTTTTTTCTTGGATTCGTTATTTTATTATACCTGTCTATCGGGAAGATTTTCTACGACATCACCAAAATGACTGAGCGACCGATTTTTTATCTTGGCCTTGTTACAATGGTAATTGGTGTGCAGTTATTCCTGGCAGGTTTTCTTGCTGAATTAGTTTCACGGAACGCTGCTGACCGGAATTCTTACAAGATTGATCAGCAGGTCAATCTGAAAAAGTAA
- a CDS encoding NAD-dependent epimerase/dehydratase family protein: MAIHLVSGGCGFVGRNLVKRLLKTTNDILFVVDDLSTGTPPETWLADSTFTVLGDLQIYCDGRLIFRKGDFRKFLIEIRENPDFINSRYGFTFPKFVDVYHFAAIVGGRLKIDGDPMVVALDLSIDAEFFYWICTYKPARILYPSSSAAYPVSMQTDTEAVALKESDIRFDQNLGQPDMTYGWSKLTGEYLAQIAAKYYGISVACVRPFSGYGEDQDLTYPVPAIAARAAKKEDPFEVWGSGKQGRDFVHIDDCIDCILMAMDNIHDGSAINIGSGKLTSFLDIITLFCDFAGYKPTIKPLLDKPVGVHSRYADMTFVADKFQWEPKVSVEEGMRRVYVAAVARLSK, from the coding sequence ATGGCCATTCATTTAGTGTCAGGAGGATGTGGTTTTGTGGGAAGAAACCTGGTGAAGCGACTTTTAAAAACAACGAATGATATTTTATTTGTAGTAGACGATTTATCAACCGGTACTCCACCGGAAACCTGGCTGGCCGATTCAACTTTTACCGTATTGGGTGATTTGCAGATCTATTGTGACGGACGCCTTATTTTTAGAAAGGGAGATTTTAGAAAATTCCTCATAGAGATCAGAGAGAATCCTGATTTTATTAATTCACGTTATGGATTCACTTTTCCAAAATTTGTTGATGTATATCATTTCGCCGCGATAGTGGGCGGTCGTTTAAAGATTGATGGTGATCCAATGGTGGTGGCACTTGATCTTTCAATTGATGCAGAATTTTTTTATTGGATTTGTACCTACAAACCTGCAAGAATTTTGTACCCGAGTTCCAGCGCAGCGTATCCAGTTAGTATGCAAACCGATACAGAAGCTGTTGCACTGAAGGAATCAGACATCCGTTTTGATCAAAATCTCGGACAACCGGATATGACCTATGGCTGGTCGAAACTTACAGGCGAATACCTCGCGCAGATTGCGGCAAAATATTACGGAATTTCAGTGGCCTGCGTTCGTCCGTTTTCTGGTTATGGCGAAGATCAGGATCTCACGTATCCTGTTCCTGCTATTGCAGCACGTGCTGCAAAAAAAGAAGATCCGTTTGAAGTTTGGGGCAGTGGCAAACAAGGAAGGGACTTTGTTCACATAGATGATTGCATTGATTGTATATTGATGGCAATGGATAATATTCACGACGGATCGGCAATTAATATTGGTTCGGGGAAACTCACATCTTTTCTCGACATCATAACACTCTTTTGTGACTTTGCCGGTTATAAGCCAACTATCAAACCCTTGCTCGATAAACCAGTTGGAGTTCATTCCCGTTATGCTGACATGACTTTTGTTGCTGATAAATTTCAGTGGGAACCAAAAGTGTCAGTTGAGGAAGGTATGAGAAGAGTATATGTGGCGGCAGTAGCCAGACTGAGCAAATGA
- a CDS encoding glycosyltransferase encodes MKVVCFGPGPQFKGGISNYNTSLAKALEKHGAEVHIVSWTQQYPAIIPRDFIDRNSKLDFLKGTHIKVTYLTNYNNPLTWNKTVNFINSLQPDIVIFQWAIALQGLPIGWMARKLMRSGKAEVVIDCHLVIQKEASSIDKYFSAYGLASAHTYIAHAYKTANELQTLYPEKKFLVNETGSRGRNENPTIIKLFHPIYDLFKPDLHFNKEKVKEELHLKRYVFLFFGFIRKYKGLHNVIHAFKMVAEERNDVSLLIAGESFWNTLDNKKLSSRVKNMLFKWAKSLVLKQSENEQDYNPLTLIDELNLKNQVTVINRFIPNEEVPKYFQVSDCIVLYYLTATPSGVESLSYNFNLPVLATRVGHFPETIKDGYNGYLAEPQDIASMAKQMLRFIEYPIQKQNVEASTHDMSWDNYVKAILNNRS; translated from the coding sequence GTGAAAGTCGTTTGTTTTGGGCCAGGCCCTCAATTTAAAGGAGGAATCTCTAACTATAATACATCGTTGGCGAAAGCCCTTGAAAAGCATGGTGCGGAAGTTCATATTGTATCCTGGACGCAACAGTATCCTGCAATCATTCCAAGAGACTTTATTGACAGAAATAGCAAACTGGACTTTCTGAAGGGAACCCATATCAAGGTCACGTATTTAACAAATTATAATAATCCGCTTACCTGGAACAAGACTGTGAATTTTATCAACTCGCTTCAGCCTGACATAGTGATTTTTCAATGGGCCATTGCATTGCAAGGGCTCCCAATTGGATGGATGGCAAGAAAGCTGATGCGTTCAGGGAAGGCTGAAGTTGTGATTGATTGTCATCTGGTAATTCAAAAAGAAGCATCATCAATTGATAAATATTTCAGTGCTTATGGATTAGCCTCTGCACATACCTACATCGCACATGCCTATAAAACCGCAAATGAGTTACAGACACTTTATCCTGAAAAGAAATTTCTGGTAAATGAAACAGGAAGCCGGGGACGGAATGAAAATCCGACGATCATAAAATTATTTCATCCAATCTATGATTTGTTCAAGCCTGATCTGCATTTCAACAAAGAAAAAGTAAAAGAGGAATTACATTTAAAGCGCTATGTATTTCTCTTTTTTGGATTCATTAGAAAATACAAGGGATTGCACAATGTAATACATGCGTTTAAAATGGTTGCTGAAGAAAGAAATGATGTTTCGTTGCTGATTGCGGGAGAGAGTTTTTGGAATACGCTTGACAATAAGAAATTATCTTCAAGGGTGAAGAACATGTTGTTTAAGTGGGCTAAATCTCTTGTACTTAAGCAAAGTGAAAACGAACAGGACTATAACCCTTTAACACTAATTGATGAGTTAAATTTAAAGAATCAGGTGACTGTTATCAATCGTTTTATTCCCAATGAAGAAGTTCCTAAATATTTCCAGGTAAGTGATTGCATTGTTTTGTACTACCTCACTGCGACTCCTTCCGGAGTTGAATCACTTTCCTACAACTTCAATCTTCCGGTATTGGCCACAAGGGTTGGACATTTCCCTGAGACTATAAAAGATGGATATAATGGTTACCTGGCTGAACCACAGGATATCGCATCAATGGCCAAACAGATGTTAAGGTTTATTGAATATCCCATTCAAAAACAAAACGTGGAAGCCTCCACACATGATATGAGCTGGGACAATTACGTGAAGGCTATTTTGAATAACCGGAGCTAA
- a CDS encoding 30S ribosomal protein S21: MLIIDTRDSESLDKALKKYKKKFEKAGILKQLKSRQSFTKPSVRRRGEILKAVYRDEVTRQMEAQ, translated from the coding sequence ATGCTCATCATCGATACCCGCGACAGCGAATCCCTCGACAAGGCATTAAAGAAGTACAAAAAGAAATTTGAAAAGGCCGGTATTTTAAAACAATTGAAATCCCGCCAGTCTTTTACAAAACCTTCTGTCAGAAGGCGCGGAGAAATTCTGAAAGCTGTTTACCGTGATGAGGTTACCCGTCAGATGGAAGCGCAATAA